A stretch of Sulfurimonas xiamenensis DNA encodes these proteins:
- a CDS encoding SDR family oxidoreductase, which yields MSYVLIIGAKSDIAKEIARVYAKNGYNLFLAARESASLEDLKQDIYVRSGVDVKLKEFDVTAYDTHENFYTSLEEKPLGVIVVSGYMAEQKSAQKEWDETLNTINVNYTGAVSILNIIANDFEKHRRGFIVGVSSVAGDRGRKANYIYGSAKAAFSAYLSGLRNRLYESGVSVLTVKPGFVNTKMTENMDLPQNLTAEPEDVAGDIYNAQQKGRNILYTKSIWMLIMLIIKHIPEFIFKKMSI from the coding sequence ATGAGTTATGTTCTAATAATCGGAGCAAAAAGCGACATCGCAAAAGAGATAGCCAGAGTCTATGCAAAAAACGGTTACAATCTCTTCTTGGCAGCTAGAGAAAGTGCATCTTTGGAGGATTTAAAACAGGATATCTATGTTAGAAGCGGCGTTGATGTAAAGCTTAAAGAGTTTGATGTAACGGCATACGATACTCATGAAAATTTTTATACCTCGCTTGAAGAGAAACCTCTCGGCGTTATTGTAGTCTCTGGCTATATGGCAGAGCAAAAAAGTGCGCAAAAAGAGTGGGATGAAACACTAAATACCATCAATGTAAACTATACAGGAGCCGTTAGCATCTTAAATATAATCGCAAATGATTTTGAAAAACACAGACGCGGTTTTATAGTAGGCGTCAGCTCTGTTGCAGGTGATAGAGGGAGAAAAGCAAACTATATCTATGGAAGTGCGAAAGCGGCTTTTTCAGCATACTTAAGCGGTCTTAGAAACAGACTTTATGAGAGCGGAGTATCGGTTCTTACAGTAAAACCAGGCTTTGTCAATACAAAGATGACCGAAAATATGGATTTGCCGCAAAATTTAACTGCAGAACCTGAAGATGTGGCAGGTGATATCTACAACGCACAGCAAAAAGGAAGAAATATCCTATACACAAAATCTATCTGGATGCTTATAATGCTTATAATTAAACATATTCCTGAGTTTATATTTAAAAAAATGAGCATATGA